The Salirhabdus salicampi DNA segment TGGCATCCATTGATAAAACATATGATACACACCATTCCACTGTACGAAGCCATTCGGATCGTTAATTAGCCCAACTGGTGGGACAATATGGTAGTCAAGACGATAACGATCTTCCTCAACTTTTTGACAATGCTGTTCATATGTTTCTATTGCCTCATTTCGCAGTTGTTTATCGGCTTGTCGATTCATGAAATCACCCCCGGTCGTTTTGCAGTAGCTGTTCTACTTCGGTTTTCGTTGGTAAAGCTGTCATCGCTCCTTTTGTAGATGCAGCAAGTCCTCCAGATACACTTGCAAATTGTGCCATTTGAACCGCCTCTTCAAGGGTTAACGTAGATAAGTCCCGTGAAAATTCATTCACTGAATATAAAATACCGGAAACAAAGGCATCTCCTGCACCTGTTGTATCAACGGCTTTCACTTTTCGGGCAGGAACATGTGCATAACCGTCTTTTGTGACGACGTAGCTTCCATCTTCTCCTAACGTTACGAGAATAAATGGGATATTGTATGCTTCTAGTTGAGCAATCCCTTTCTCAATATTTGTTTCCCCTGTAATAAATGTTAATTCTTCATCGGATATTTTTAACACATCTGCATGTTCTAGCATTGATATAATACGTTCTTTTGCTTCTTTTGCGTCTTTCCATAAGCCTAACCGTAAATTTGGATCGTAAGAAATGACTACCCCATTTTCTTTGGCAAGTTGTACAGCAGACATAGTTGCAGTTCGGGCTGGGTCATCAATTAATGAAATAGAACCAAAATGTAATACGTTATTTTCTTTGAACATTGTTGATTCAATTTCTTCTTTTTGTAAAAAACGGTCTGCACTTGGATCAATATAAAAATCAAAACTACGTTCTCCATTTGCGGCTAGTGTTACAAACACGATACCTGTACGGTGTTCTTTTGATAGCAACATATAGTTTGTATTTACATGAAAATCTTGCAACGTTTTTTGTAAAAATCTCCCCATTACATCATCTCCGACTTTACCTAAAAAAGTTGAAGGAGTACCAAGTTGGGCTACACCAACTGCCACATTTGCAGGAGCCCCACCTGGGCTTTTTTGCAAGGATATATTTTCTTGATCCAGCGGGATAAAGTCAATTAAAGCTTCACCTAAACAAATTACACCATTTTTCATAAAATTCGCTCTCCTTTATACTTTCTTGTCAATCGTTCAAAAAGCCAGGCAAAAGTAGCCTGACTTTTTGAACATTCTTTTATTCTTCTTTCCAACCTAATAATAAGGTTGTCACAAATGCACCACCAGCTGCAATTAAGAAGCCAATTGCATAATTTAGCGGGTCCTGTACAATTGCAAACATTGGAATACCGGTTAATCCTAGTCCGTTTGCTGTTACTTGCGTAAATGTCACGTAAAAGCCTCCTAGGGCTCCTCCGATTGCTGCACCAATAAACGGACGACGGTATCTTAAGTTTACACCAAATATGACAGGCTCTGTAATTCCTAAAAAGGCAGACAATGAAGCGGGAGCTGCTATACTTTTCGTTTTCTTACTTTTCGTTTTCGTAAAGACAGCTAGACCTGCTCCACCTTGTGCTACGTTAGCCATTGCCCAAATAGGCAACAAGTAGTTGACACCGATTTTCCCTAGAATCTCTGCTTCGATTGCGTGGAAACTATGGTGTACACCTGTAAGAACAATCATAGAATAAAGACCACCGAACACTAAACCTGCTCCACCGGCAATTGTACCGTAAATCACATCTAGGCCTGTTGTAATTGCATCTCCTAATGCTCTTCCTAACGGTCCCACTACAAGAAGCGCAACAAATCCTGTGAAAATAACCGTTAAAAATGGAGTAACTAGTAAATCAATCGCATTTGGAACTACTTTACGTAATCGTTTCTCAACAATACTCATAACATACACCGTAAGTAGAACGGGAATTACAGTTCCTTGATAACCTAACATTGCCACTTCTATACCGAAAAAGTCCATATATTCCGGCTCTGCATTCGATAATACCCAAGGATTTAACAGAGCTGGATGGGTCATAATTCCACCAATTACTGCACCTAAATACGTATTCCCACCAAATTCTTTTGCAGCACTAAAACCAATTAAGATTGGTAAAATGATAAATGCTGCCGCAGAGAACATGTCCAGCATGACATAGAGTGCACTTTCTGAATCTACCCAGTTGTATGTGTTCATCATTCCGAGAAGACCCATTAACATACCACTAGCTACGATAGCTGGAATAATTGGTACAAATATATTGGATAACGTACGGGCAAACCGTGCCAGTGGATTCATCTTACGCTTTGCCGCCTCTTTATGAGCTTCACTGGATTGCGTTTCTGCAGATAGTCCTAATTCCTTTGCAAATGGTTCATAAACTTTGTTTACGACACCTGTACCGAATATGATTTGGTACTGTCCTGAACTTGAAAAAGCACCTTGAACACCGTCTAACTCCTCAATTTCTTTTTGATTAATTTTTTCTTCATCTTCAATGACAAGACGAAGTCTAGTTGCACAGTGTGTTCCACTGACGATATTATCTTTTCCCCCAAGTAACGGGATGAGCTTATTCGCTACCTCTTGATGATTCATAGCTTCTCCTCTTTTCTGTCTGTTTTTCTATAAGGAACATTAAAGGAAGGTTATTAGACAATAAAAAAGACCTAAAGTGTGTAGAAAAGGATATAAGTATCCCTTTAAACACAATTTAGGTCTTGCCTGCCGAACAGTCACAATCCTTTAATATTCCGTTGTTTACGTTTTCATTTTATGTCGATTTTTGTGAACTGTCAACAACTTTTTTTAATCTCTTTCAACCATTCGTTGAATATGCAATGTAATATAACCGATTTCAGATATAGGTAGTTCAATATCGTATTCTTCTTTTGCAAACTGACCAAGTTTATCTGCACAATCATAAGCTGTTTTATATTTCTCTTGTAGTAAGGCCAACATATCAGGGTCCATTGAATGGAACGGTTTTTGTTGATTGATTCTATTAATGGCAAAGCGTAAATGGGTAACGAGTCGCTGGTGAGATATGCTATCCTCTTCTATTTGATAGCCCATTTTATTGCCAATAAATTGAACAAAATCATTAATGATCGTTGTTTGTTTTAACGTTTGTTCCATATTTATGGAATCTAATTTTGCCGTATGAATGTGCAGGGCAATATGGCCCGCTTCATCCTCGGGTATTGGGATACCAAACTTCTTTTCCATCTGTTGTTTCGCCCATAGTCCAATTTTATATTCTTCTTTATATAAGACCTTGATTTCCATTAACAATTTATTTTTTACAGTAAATCCTTCTTTTAGCCGTTCGATAGCGAAGGACAAATGATCTGTTAAAGAAATGTGAATATGATTACTTAGGGGAACTTGCAAAACACCTTCAGCATAGCTGATAATTTCTTCAGCCATATCTATAATGTCTACTGAAATGGTACGAAGCAATTGCTGAAACTTTTCATTGCCTTCTTCCATAATAAAGATTTTTTCAATTTTCCCTTCAGGAATAATGTCATTTTTCCGTTTTTGGAACGCAATACCTGGACCCATGACAATCTTTTCTTTACCATCTTCTTTTACGACGACTGCATTGTTATTTAATACTTTGAAAATTCTCACCGTATACTCCCCTTAGACATTGTTCACTTTGCATGCCTATCATCATAGCATATAAAAAATGGTCACGCCACTAACCAACAAAGGCATCGTCCAAAATAGACAAACAAAAAGGACATACTCTTTTCAGTATGCCCGGGTTCACCAATGCTATTTTATAGTGAGTCATATCGCAAATCATTTTTTACAAGATCAGCGAAATTCTCCCGTTGAATAACTAATTGATCTTTTCCATTTTCAACAAATACAACGGCTGCTTTTGGGAACCGATTGTAATGACTGGCCATCGAATAACTGTAAGCACCTGTTGAATAAACGGCTAAAAGATCACCTGATTGGATACTTTCTGGAACTTGCAAGTCCCAAATTAGCATATCCCCTGATTCGCAACACTTCCCAGCAATCGAAACAGTTTTGGATTTCGGTTCATTAAAACGGTTGGCTACAACGGCTTCATATTTCGCATTGTATAAAGCAGGACGTATATTATCGGTCATGCCTCCATCAACAGCTACATACGTACGTACCCCAGGGATTTCTTTAATTGAGCCGACTTTGTAGACCGTAATCGCTGTGTCACCTACAATAGCCCGGCCAGGTTCAATCCAAATTTCTGGCATATTCAGTTTACGTGCATTCGTTTGCTTTTTCACTTCCGCAACGAGGGCTTCTACATAAGCAGCCAATGGTTTCGGCTCATCATCATCTGTATATCTAATCCCAAACCCACCACCTAAATTGAGGACGGATGGTGAATAATTGTACTCTGTATTCCAATGATCAATAACGTCAAACAGTTTTTGGACAGCCATAATAAAACCGTCAGTTTCAAAGATTTGTGAACCAATATGACAGTGTAAGCCGACGACATGAATTTGGTCATGATTCAACAATTGTGCTAACGCTTTATCTGCTTGTCCGTTTGCTAAATCAAAACCGAATTTTGAATCTTCTTGTCCTGTTAGAATATAGTCATGTGTGTGGGCTTCAATACCAGGTGTAACCCGCAACAATACATTCATTTCTTTACCTTGCTTCTTCAGGACATACTCTAATAGTTCGATTTCATGAAAATTATCCAACACAATACAACCAACATCATGTTCGACAGCCATTTCAATCTCTTCAATATTTTTATTGTTTCCATGTAAATGAATGCGGTCAGTCGGGAAATCAGCCTGCAAAGCTGTATATAGCTCCCCTTGTGATACAACATCTAAGCTTAGCCCTTCTTGTTTTGCTACTTGAAGCATCGCAATGGAGGAAAAAGCTTTACTCGCATAGGCAACTTGATATTTGACATTTTCTTTTTGAAAGGCGTCAACAAATGCTCTAGCATTGCTGCGAATTTTTTCAACATCATATATAAATAAAGGTGTTCCGTACTTTTCTGCCAGTTTTGTAACATCCATGCTAGCAAAATATAAATGTTCTTTTTGAACCGTATTTTGAACCATTTTCTTCACCCCTGTCTATATGAAAAAAGAAAAGAGACAGCTCGGCACTGCCTCGTATAATAAATAATTTATAAAAGATACTGTATCATATTCTAACAGGGGTTTCAATACGTTCTAGTTAGACTGACGTCGAATGTTGCGCGGTTTCGTAATTTTTGGACGTACCTTTTCCAAGGGTACTGATACGCGAAACATAATTTGCAAAATCGATTTTCCATCAAACGGCATTAACGGCCATAAATAAGGTGTATTTAAGGAATTTAAGCGAGTGAGGAATAAGAGCAGTATCGTTATACCGATAACGAACCCGATCGGACCATACAAGGCTGTAGATAAAATTAACAATACCCTCGTAATTTTGTTCGCTACACTTAACTCATAGCTAGGGGTTGCAAACGCACCAATTGCACTTATAGCGACATAAAGAATAACCTCAGGCATAAATAATCCAACATTTATCGCTATCTCACCAATCAACACCGCAGCAATTAAACCCATCGCAGTAGAAAGAGGAGTCGGTGTATGAATGGCAGCCATCCGTAAAAACTCAATTCCAATATCAGCTAAAATTATTTGGACTAAAACGGGAATATTTCCTTCTTCACTCGGGCCGATAAATTCCAATCCGGCAGGAAGTAAATTTGGATGTAAAACAAATAGTAACCATAACGGTAATAAGAAAACAGAAGAGAAAATGCCTAAAAATCTTGTCCACCGGATAAAGGTACCTACTGCCGGTGATTGTCGATACTCTTCGGCATGTTGGACATGGTGAAAAAATGTTGTCGGTGTAATAATCATACTAGGTGATGTATCAACTGTAATGACAACATGCCCCTCTAATAAGTGAGCGGCTGCGACATCTGGCCGTTCAGTATAGCGGACGAGTGGATAAGGATTAAATCCCTGCTTCACTAAAAACTCCTCTATCGTCTTTTCCGCCATTGATAACCCATCAATACTAATGTTATTTAGCTCTTTTTTTATGACTTTCACAAGTTGGGGATCCGCAACGTCTTGTATATAGGCGATGCAAATATCCGTTTTGGACCTTTCCCCAATTTGTAAGATTTCATGACGTAACCGCTCATCTCGTATACGTCTTCTCGTTAATGCCGTGTTTTCGATAATATTTTCTGTATAGCCGTCTCTTGAACCACGAACAACCTTTTCGGTATCCGGCTCTTGAGGACCTCGACCCGGATATTGACGAACATCAACTATAAAGCCTTCAGATTCACCGTCAATAAAAATTACGATTAATCCTGATAGAAGCTTATCAACCACTTCGTCCATTTTTTTTACAGGTTCAACCTGTTGATGAACGAGGCGATTTTTAATGACCTCTTTTAATTTTGCTTTGTTAGATTCACTATCATTAATATCAATAATTTGACGCAATAACTGTACAATTACTGACGTATCACACAAACCGGTAACATAGTAAAGGTGTACATCCGTTTTCATAACTTGAACATCACGGAATCCTACGTCAAATGATACGCCAACACCTAAACGGTCTTTCATATATTGTTGATTTTCTTTTATTTTTGAAGATACGGCAACGCTTTGTGATGTACTCATGAAAAAGACCGACCCTTTCCTTTAACACTCTTATCCTTTCGGCTTAAAAAACACGGATACAAGGAACCCAAACAATATGGCAGATGCAATACCTGCCGATGTTAAGGAGAAAATTCCGATCGAAACACCTAAAAATCCGTGTTCTTCAGCTTGTTTCATTGCACCGTGTACGAGGGAATGGCCAAAACTTGTGATCGGCACTGTAGCACCTGCTCCAGCAAATTTTATTAACTTATCATATAGACCAAACCCATCTAATACTGCACCTGTAACGACGAATAACGTCATAACATGAGCAGGGGTCCATCTCGTTAAATCAAACAACAGTTGACCTATAACACATATTCCACCACCTACAAGAAAGGCCCATACGTAATCCATCACTCATTCAACCCCTCTCTCATGAACACGACGCCATGTGCAATGGTTGGAATGGTCTCCTTTTGTTGAACCATTGTCGGACTAAGTAATGCACCAGTCGCTACGACGAGTACCTTGTTTAACTTACCTTTTCGTAATTCCGATAATATATGTCCATAAGTGACTACAGCAGAACAAGCACAGCCACTTCCACCAGCAAACGCTTGCTGATCACTACTATAAATCATTAGACCACAATCATTATGTTTCATATCGACGTTAAAACCGTCTTCTTTTAACATATCTTTTAAAATTGGACTTCCAATTGAAGACAAATCACCTGTCAAAATCAAATCGTAATCGCTTGGCATTCTCCCTAAATCTTGGAGATGGGTTTTAATCGTATCGTATGCTGCAGGTGCCATCGCGGATCCCATATCAAAAGGGTTATTCATTTGGTAATCCATAACTTTTCCAATCGTGGCACTTTCTATACGAATATCAGATTTTTTCTTCGAAACTATTCCCGCTCCAGCTCCGGTTACAGTTGTTGTTGCTGTATCTGGCTTTTGACCTCCATACTCGGTAGGGTAGCGGTATTGACGTTCTGCTGTGGCATAATGACTGCTCGTGGCAGCTGCAGCATAGTTAGCAAACCCTGCATCGACTAATGCAGACCCTACGGCTAATGTCTCCATAGAGGTTGAACACGCACCAAACATCCCTAAAAAAGGAACAGCCATTGAACGCGCTACATAATTTGCCGAAATAATTTGGTTCAATAAATCTCCACCAAGTAAAATATCAATATCACTTTTTTGTAAATTTGCCTTTTGTAAACAAAGGTCAATGGCTGTTTGAAGCAACTTTCGCTCTGCTAACTCCCAGTTTTTTTCCCCACAATGTAAATCATTAAAAGATTGATCAAACGTTCCCCCTAATGGCCCTTGTGCTTCTCGAGGACCAGTTACAGAAGCCCCTTCTGTTAAATAAATATTATTTTCATATAGCCATGTTTGTTTTCCCATTTTTCTCATCCGTTTTTCCTCCTACATCCACTGTTGAATGATGTACCGAACGACCCCGACTAAGTATGCGGCAACTGTACCAAACACTATAACCGGACCGGCTAACTTAAACATGTTAGAGGCAACTCCTAACACAAAACCTTCACTTTTATATTCTAGTGCTGCACTCGTAATCGTATTGGAAAATCCGGTGACAGGTACTGCTGTGCCTGCACCAGCAAACTGACCTAACTTATCATACCAACCGAGCCCTGTGAAAATAGCTGCAAGCAAAATTAATGTCGTGACAGTCGGATTTACAGCTTGTTTTTCACTAAAGTCGAATACATTAATGTACATGTTCGTTAGCATTTGGCCAAACACACAAATAAGCCCACCAATAATATAGGCTTTAACACAGTTTAGAAAGATATTCGGTTTTGGTTGATATTGCTTTACCGTGTTTTTATAATTATGCTTCTGAAATTTTTGACTCATATGTCCACCTCATTTTATTGAACAAATATAATCCATTGAAAAAGGGAACCAAAAATTTTGCCAAAGACTAACGCACCAAGTAACCATAAAAGGTGGGTTTCCATACCAATCCTCTTCGTGATAATCGGGAACACGTTTAGTACTTCCGTTAACCCAGCCGCTAACATCCCAATAAATATTCCGTGAAAACAACCCCAAATAATCATGAAGATAATAGGGAGTTGTAAGGATACCCCATCAAAGGATAAAATAGTCCCCATCCACGCTCCCATTACCACACTCGCCTCGAAATATAATATATATTTTCTCCCTTTCGCTAGCTGAATCAACCGGGGAATGATTCCAAGTACAGTTAAAAATGCAACAAATCCTGCACCTACGGCTAATCCTGCGGCAAGGCCGATTATGATTTCGAGTACATTAATCATCTGCATCTTTTTGGCTCACTTTATTTTCGTGCATAATGACATAGTGGTCTAAATTTTGTTGATAATTAAACATTTCAACCTCTAAGGGGCTAGGCTCTTCGTTAATCCGTTTTTTAAATAAATGATTAAAAAACAAAATCATCCCGAGGCCAAGACCGATAGAATAAGGGATTTGTAACCAAAGGGGATACTTCTCCCACCTTCCCGTCATCATAAAATGGAGCTGTTGCTGAACCTCTTGCATACTCACATCATAGTGAAAGTTCATAATTGCCATTGCTGCCCCAATGAACAACAACAACCAAATAAAAGAAACAAGGATGAAATTCGGCTTTTTATTCGTATAATCTTTAATATTCACAATGGTTTGGTTTGGTCCTAATGGTTGTATTTCAAGGTGTGGAAACTGTTCCCGAATTTTTTCTACGACAGAAAAAATATCAAAGATGACGATATTTCGATCATGTTTTTTAATTTGGTATAAAAAAAACTGTTCTAATAATAATTTCCATTGCTCACTAGCCGAAATAACAGCAATATCCTTAAGTAACACTTTATGTTCCTTTGGAACGGAAATTTTATTGCGTAAGCGAAGATAGACAATCTCCCCCATCGTTATACCTCCTCATGATGAGAAGTCTGAAGTTATTATGTGTCATATTCTTCATTTTCATGCGGCCACTCATAGGATCATAAGCAGAAAAAAGCACAAAAAAAAATACCGGAAACATCCGGTATTTTACGTTTTCATTTGATCTTTTATTTGACTTAAAATCTTTTTCTCTAATCTTGATACTTGAACTTGAGAAATTTCTAGCCGTTCTGCGACTTCTGATTGGGTTTTATCTTTAAAATAACGCAAATAAATAATTAGTCGCTCTCGATCATTCAGGCTTCGAATGACTTCTTTCAACGCGATTTTATCAAACCACTTCGTATCCTCATCTGCTATTTGATCAAGCAGAGTGATTGGATCACCGTCGTTTTCATACACCGTTTCATGGATGGAATGAGGTGATTTTGACGCTTCTTGTGCAAAAACAATATCTTCAGGGGATATGTCTAGTTCGTCCGCAATTTCCTGCACAGTTGGTGAACGTCCTAACTTTTTCGTTAATTCATCCTTTTTCCTTCTAACCTTGTTGCCTGTTTCTTTTAAAGACCGACTTACTTTTACACTGCCATCGTCACGAATAAAACGTTGGATTTCACCGATTATCATCGGTACAGCGTAAGTTGAAAATTTTACATCATAAGAAAGATCAAACTTATCAATTGATTTTAATAATCCAATACAGCCGATTTGAAATAAATCATCTGCGTCGTATCCTCTGTTAAGAAATCGTTGTACTACGGACCAAACCAATCGGGTATTTCGCTCGACAAGCAGATCACGGGCTTCTTGGTTCCCGCTTTGACTACTTTCGATTAATTGTTTCACTTCTTCATCAGGCAACTGTTTTTCTTTATTTTGTTGCAAGTGCACATCCATAGGCATGGCCCCTTAATTACACAAGGTTTTACTTTGTTTAAAGTATTTTTTAAACCTAACAATCGTCCCCATTCCTGGTGTTGATGAAATTTCTACTTCATCCATGAAGTTTTCCATAATCGTAAATCCCATTCCAGAACGTTCCAATTCCGGTTTCGAAGTGTATAACGGCTGCTTAGCTTCATCTACATTTTCAATACCAATTCCTTCATCGCGAATTTCAATGGCTACATGGTCGTCACGCAACTGCCCATTAATCACAACTTTACCTTCACTATTATTTTCATAGCCGTGGATAATCGCATTTGTTACAGCTTCGGAAACGACTGTCTTAATTTCTGTTAGCTCATCCATTGTTGGATCAACTTGGGATACAAATGCAGCAACTGTGACACGGGCAAAGGATTCGTTTTCACTTCGAGCTGAAAAAGATAAAGTCATTTCATTATTCATGACGCCACCCCCAAGCTTTTCAGCGCGAAGTTTTCATCTTCTTCTAAACGAATAATTTTAAATAAACCTGACAAGTCAAACAGTCGCTTAACAGAAGGAGAAATTGAACATACTACCATTTCTCCACCTAATTGTTTCGTTTCCTTATATCGACCCAACATGACACCTAAACCGGAACTATCCATAAAACTTAACGTTTCCAAATTCACAATCACGTGCCGGATAGGTTCCTTTTGCATTTCTTTTTGCCACTTTTCTTTTAATTGTTCAGATGTATGGTGATCAAGTTCACCGGACAATCTTACGAGTAAAACATCTTCTTTACTTTCAAATTCAACGGAAAGACTCAACCTTTGTGCCTCCTTTTTTATGATGCTAATTGAGTCTTTCGCTTTTTCTTTTTTTATTTCCTGCTTGGCGACAAAAGAAGTGTTGATTCGATGAAATTGGTTATCATATCGTTACGATTTGACAAATTCCTTAAAGGATCGCTTTAAAAGGGTCCATATATTTGCAGTCTTCATATCATCCTTTAACACCAATGGTGTTTCGGACAACACTTTATCCCCATTTTTAATTTGCAACACTCCGACTCGATCCCCTTTTTTCATCGGCACTTTTAACCCTTTGTCATACTTAATCTCTTTTTTCACCTGTTCTGCATTTTCACCTTTTTTCAACAGTAGGGAAACATTATCACTCGTTACAACATCTACTTTCTCACTTTGGGCGTTGATCATAGATAGTTGATCAACTACGTCAAAACGTTTGTATAGGGGTTTCGTTTCAAACTGATGAAAGGCATAATCAAGCATTGTCGTTATGTCTCGATTTCGCTTTTTTGTCGTGTCAGCACCCATTGCAACAGCGATAACCCTCATGTCGCCACGCTTTGCCGTAGCAGTTAAACAGTATTTCGCTTCATTTGTATAGCCTGTTTTTAACCCATCTACTCCTTTATAAAACTTCACAAGCTTGTTCGTGTTTACAAGCCAAAATTCATCCTCTGTACCTTTACGTAAGTAATCATCGTAAATGCTTGTATATTCTGTTATCTTTTGATGCTTTAGCAGTTCTTTTGCCATAATAGCTAAATCTTTCGCTGTACTATAATGGTTTTTGGCAGGGAGTCCTGTAGTATTTTGAAATTGTGTGTCTTTCAACCCAAGCTGTTTCACCTTTTCATTCATCAATTTCACAAATGCTTTTTCACTGCCAGCGATACGCTCCGCTAATGCTACAGAGGCATCATTCCCTGAAGCAATTGCAACCCCTTTTAGCAGGTCATGCACAGTCATTTCTTCGCCAGCCTCTAAGAAAATTTGTGAACCACCCATGGAAGCTGCATGTTCACTGATGCGAACTTTTTCATCAAGCTTAATTGTACCTTTTTCAAGAGCTTCCATAATAAGAATAAGGGTCATGATTTTCGTCATACTTGCTGGTGGTAATCGCTTATCAGCATTTTTCGTATACAATACTTTTCCAGTGTCCTTTTCCATCAAGATTGCTGATTTAGAATGTTCCGCAAGGTCTAAGTCGTTAGATTCTTCCGCAAAGATTGATGTCATCGGAAATGAAACAAGCATGGAAAGTGTGATCATCAATGCTGTAATTTTTTTCATTCATTTTCCCTCCATTCCTGATGTTTCATATTTTTTCCATGTAACACAAAATTTATAACCATTTTTTAAAAGAAAAAGCCCTAACTTTTTGTTAGGGCTTGGGTCCTTGCTTACTTTGTAATAATATCCTGGATTAGTGTAGGTGGATCCACTCTTTCGGGCTGTATTGTAATGTTGGAATATAACTTTTCTTTCACTTGTTCAATGGATGTATCATTGGCATGAATCGTTAGGATTGGTTCATCTTTTTCAACGTAGTCCCCGACTTTTTTATGAAGAAAAATGCCTACAGCATGATCAATAATCGATTCTTTCGTTGCTCGGCCTGCACCTAGCATCATAGCCGCTGTGCCAATTTCATCAGCAACCATCTCTTGAATGTAACCAGATTCCTTTGCTAACAGGGAAACTCGATTTGCTGCTTGGGGCAATCTTGATTGATCATCAATCACAGCGTCATCTCCGCCTTGAGCACGTAAAAAATTGCGAAACTTTTCCAAAGCTAAATCATTTTCCATGCTCTGTTCAAGCATTTGTTTCGCTTGATCAAGTGTATCAGCCTTTTTTGCTAACACTACCATTTGACTACCGAGGGTTAAACAAAGTTCTGTTAAATCTTCTGGTCCTTCCCCTCTTAACGTATCAATTGCTTCTTTTACTTCAAGTGCATTTCCGATGGCTCTGCCTAATGGCTGACTCATATCACTAATAACAGCCATTGTATGACGGTTTACTTGGTTCCCGATATCAACCATCGCCTTTGCCAACTTTTGCGCTTCTTCAGTGCTCTTCATAAATGCACCCGCCCCGGTTTTTACATCCAAAACGATGGCATCAGCACCAGCGGCAATTTTCTTACTCATAATAGAGCTGGCAATAAGGGGAATGGAGTTTACCGTGGCCGTTACATCTCGTAAACCATACAACTGCTTATCGGCTGGGGTTAAATTTCCTGATTGACCCATCACTGCGACATGATTTTTGTTCACAAGATTAATAAATTGCTGTTTGTCTAATTCCACATTAAAGCCTGGGACAGATTCTAATTTATCAATCGTACCACCTGTATGCCCTAAGCCACGTCCGCTCATTTTCGCAACAGGTACACCAA contains these protein-coding regions:
- the spoVAD gene encoding stage V sporulation protein AD; its protein translation is MRKMGKQTWLYENNIYLTEGASVTGPREAQGPLGGTFDQSFNDLHCGEKNWELAERKLLQTAIDLCLQKANLQKSDIDILLGGDLLNQIISANYVARSMAVPFLGMFGACSTSMETLAVGSALVDAGFANYAAAATSSHYATAERQYRYPTEYGGQKPDTATTTVTGAGAGIVSKKKSDIRIESATIGKVMDYQMNNPFDMGSAMAPAAYDTIKTHLQDLGRMPSDYDLILTGDLSSIGSPILKDMLKEDGFNVDMKHNDCGLMIYSSDQQAFAGGSGCACSAVVTYGHILSELRKGKLNKVLVVATGALLSPTMVQQKETIPTIAHGVVFMREGLNE
- the spoVAC gene encoding stage V sporulation protein AC; translated protein: MSQKFQKHNYKNTVKQYQPKPNIFLNCVKAYIIGGLICVFGQMLTNMYINVFDFSEKQAVNPTVTTLILLAAIFTGLGWYDKLGQFAGAGTAVPVTGFSNTITSAALEYKSEGFVLGVASNMFKLAGPVIVFGTVAAYLVGVVRYIIQQWM
- a CDS encoding stage V sporulation protein AB: MQMINVLEIIIGLAAGLAVGAGFVAFLTVLGIIPRLIQLAKGRKYILYFEASVVMGAWMGTILSFDGVSLQLPIIFMIIWGCFHGIFIGMLAAGLTEVLNVFPIITKRIGMETHLLWLLGALVFGKIFGSLFQWIIFVQ
- a CDS encoding stage V sporulation protein AA, which gives rise to MGEIVYLRLRNKISVPKEHKVLLKDIAVISASEQWKLLLEQFFLYQIKKHDRNIVIFDIFSVVEKIREQFPHLEIQPLGPNQTIVNIKDYTNKKPNFILVSFIWLLLFIGAAMAIMNFHYDVSMQEVQQQLHFMMTGRWEKYPLWLQIPYSIGLGLGMILFFNHLFKKRINEEPSPLEVEMFNYQQNLDHYVIMHENKVSQKDADD
- the sigF gene encoding RNA polymerase sporulation sigma factor SigF, producing MDVHLQQNKEKQLPDEEVKQLIESSQSGNQEARDLLVERNTRLVWSVVQRFLNRGYDADDLFQIGCIGLLKSIDKFDLSYDVKFSTYAVPMIIGEIQRFIRDDGSVKVSRSLKETGNKVRRKKDELTKKLGRSPTVQEIADELDISPEDIVFAQEASKSPHSIHETVYENDGDPITLLDQIADEDTKWFDKIALKEVIRSLNDRERLIIYLRYFKDKTQSEVAERLEISQVQVSRLEKKILSQIKDQMKT
- the spoIIAB gene encoding anti-sigma F factor; translated protein: MNNEMTLSFSARSENESFARVTVAAFVSQVDPTMDELTEIKTVVSEAVTNAIIHGYENNSEGKVVINGQLRDDHVAIEIRDEGIGIENVDEAKQPLYTSKPELERSGMGFTIMENFMDEVEISSTPGMGTIVRFKKYFKQSKTLCN
- the spoIIAA gene encoding anti-sigma F factor antagonist — protein: MSLSVEFESKEDVLLVRLSGELDHHTSEQLKEKWQKEMQKEPIRHVIVNLETLSFMDSSGLGVMLGRYKETKQLGGEMVVCSISPSVKRLFDLSGLFKIIRLEEDENFALKSLGVAS
- a CDS encoding D-alanyl-D-alanine carboxypeptidase family protein, which gives rise to MKKITALMITLSMLVSFPMTSIFAEESNDLDLAEHSKSAILMEKDTGKVLYTKNADKRLPPASMTKIMTLILIMEALEKGTIKLDEKVRISEHAASMGGSQIFLEAGEEMTVHDLLKGVAIASGNDASVALAERIAGSEKAFVKLMNEKVKQLGLKDTQFQNTTGLPAKNHYSTAKDLAIMAKELLKHQKITEYTSIYDDYLRKGTEDEFWLVNTNKLVKFYKGVDGLKTGYTNEAKYCLTATAKRGDMRVIAVAMGADTTKKRNRDITTMLDYAFHQFETKPLYKRFDVVDQLSMINAQSEKVDVVTSDNVSLLLKKGENAEQVKKEIKYDKGLKVPMKKGDRVGVLQIKNGDKVLSETPLVLKDDMKTANIWTLLKRSFKEFVKS